The nucleotide window taTGGGTTTTAAacttagtgtgttaattttgagttaagttaaagttcctttaacgccactaaatgtttttaatatgcgattaatgactgccccttacttggaaagcctggactgggggaattccagtcacaacgcagcagatGTCGTCCATgtaaaaatttagcagtaataattaatagtgcatatatttgtggagactgcggtcaagttgtattttgcaattttacaaatgtacaaaatttcacaagttcatgttaaagattagataggtcttaatatgaaaagaaaaatgcactgagctgtcaccttcTTAGTAATGaagttatgccatctagtggtagaaaaatgaccaacacaaatcatcaattttttttttttgcagtacatctttttttttttaactcaattttatgaaatatgaaattaaagtatgaatgactaaaagatgcagccatatttcgatttaacatttttttccacttttgctTACGAGTATAAAATTGAGGGGAAAAACTTATTGTACACTTTATTGTAcagaaaatttgtgattaattgtgagttaccTATTGaagtaatgtgattaattataattaaaaaatgtaatcgcttGTCACCCCTAATgaaaatccatgtcagtcctgttttttttttttcccccatttggccatttttttatcaacatttctaATTAAAGTGTAAACagaaaaaatcaatttgtgttCTGTTAAAAATCAAATAACTACATAATCAAgtcactggattttttttttaattgtcagtTGAAAATAGAACAAATCATACACAGATGCATGACACAGTGTTGCTCTTCAATCCTTGTGAAAGAACCCAAAGCCACCCTGCAATGCCACGTTTATATCTTGCCCTGTTTATTATTTCCCTGCCCCTCCTTAACTCGTTGCCTTGTGCTATGGCTGAATTAACCGCTTTCTCCTCACATCTGCCTTTCCTTCACGCCCTCTCCCTTCGCTGCAGACTCTTCTTTTCTCATGTTGCAAGGAGAGAAAGGAAATAATGCCGAGTTTGACCCTATTCCCGTGCTCATCTCCAAAACCTCAAACCAAGGTAAGAAGAACCAAATCCCGAGATGAGCTGCCAAGCAGAACAGATTCTGAGCCCCTCTCCCCAAACATAACCCCCCTTCCTCTGTGACTTGTGATGTGGGAATTCTTGTCAGTCAGACTCTCACGTTGGAATATGTGATAGTCCATCCTGCAGAGGTTTGGCTTCTGTTGTGTTATCTGGAAAGTCTCCCTATGTTAGATTGGTGCTCCCTGACTCTCCCGTGTTGATGCAGCCATGTTGAGATGATCCCAGCTCACTCTCTGCTTCTTTCTCTTTTCCTGCCCCCGTTCATGCACCCCCTCTGCTCTGACCATCCTCGTCCCCATTTCTTTTCTTCATACAATCTTGTTTTACATGGCTCACCATCTCCCTCGGCTCTTCCATGTACATTTCTGTGTCtcgtctctctctttctttctctgacATGTTTCAGGTGGTCACTCGCGCAACAACAGTGGCAGTTCAGAGTCCAGCCTTCCCAACCTGGCCCGCTCCCTTCTACTGGTGGATCAGCTCATCGATCTCTAGAGGGGGTGGGAGAGGTCAAGGGGGGCAGCGTGACGTTGCGACGGGGGAGGAGGGTTAAAGATGTGGGAAATGTAGCGTCTTATGAAGTGAAAGAGAGGCCTGGGCATAGACTTGTTCACCTTAGTCCCTGATCGGCTGTTTTCATGAAGCTCTGCTAACATTCCCATCAATGCTTAAGCATATCTTCTGCCACTAACATGGCTACACCATGGCCTTCCTCATGCATTCCCCCCCATAATCGCTCATTCAACATGCGGCCATGGTGGTCTACTTTCATTTCACGATGGACTGCTCTTTGACGGCTGCTTTGCTTTCCCCTTGTGTGTGGATGTGTTTGTTGAGTGTTGAAGCTTTATCTGGGGTGGGGGGGACTTCACCAATAGAGTGACAATTAAAGTTTGATGCACTTTCTCTCAAAACttgtacaatatatttgcaGGTAGCCTCctaagtgaggaaaaaaaatgcacccgGACAGACCCATTGTGAATTTCTTTAGACCATTGATGGAAACATATGTCCTGGAAGGATTTTCAAATGGCTGTTAGTTGTTGTGCTGGTGCTGTCATGCACTGGTTTGTAaacatacacagtaaattctgtagtgtaaatttgaccCTTTTCGAGCATATTTTGACTCTtatttagatagggaccaaatatACTCAGTTTACTAGTAAACTTtagatttacactaggaagagagtaaaataaaaaattggggaaaaaaaaataaaattcactcaagggttaaggttCGAACTCACAACCTTAAGCTTGGGAGCTTgggccacactaccacctgagctacctcctactgtttgcttttctccaagacCCCAAAGATGTTTTTTGGTCTGTTGGAAAATTCCATGCAAttatggaatcagctgcagctggcGTGAGCGGTGATATACTAACAGAAAGCAGTAGCTGTGTGGCTGAGGTAGTAGATCGGCTGTTTTTTAAGCTGAAGGTTATGAGTTAGTTCCTACCttgagtcattttattttttttccccaattcttttttactttctttcaagtgtaaatatatgtaaatatatatatttcaagtgTAATATatgctctaaaactgagtctatttggtcttatctaaatagtcaaatttactcaacagaatttactgtgttcaCATGTTGTGCAAAATATCAATACAGTGATTTGAAAATCATTTAAAACTATattcaattaaatgttcaaagtaacggaaaaaaaattgtattttgaatttgatgcgtgcaacacattccaaaaagcTAGGACAGTGGCAACAAATGACTGGGAAAGTCACCCACACGGTGTGGGCCACACCTGTGTGGAACGTTCCACAGGTTAAATGGAGGAGTTTCATGATTGAGTATTAGAGCATCCCAAAAGGCGCAGTTGTTCGCTAGCAAGGATGGGGCAGCGGAACGTTTGTCAGTGCATCTATAAATCAAGTTGAAATGACcatgcaaaacgaaaacaaaataaCAGCCTGAGATGCAAAGTGGAAAAGTGTGcttgtggtctgatgagaccacaTTTCAAATTATTTCTGGAAGTCATGGACGTCGTGCCGTCCCCTCTTCCAGCACTCCCCATCACagcttttttaaatgtttgtcatcaaattcaaaatgagtgaatatttagggttggggggcggggggggcatTAAATAGCTTGTCTTTGTAGGTTATTCGTTGAATACGTTGAAATGATTCATAGGTCATTGTAATCTGTTCTATATTTTACACAATTCCCAACCTCATTAGAAATTGGGGTTGtaaaatacagtatactgtatcaTTTAATGAGATTAACGTTATGACAAACTCTAGCATAATTCTTGTCCCCTCACACTGATTCATATGTGGGGGTCAGGAGTCAACTGTGACTATATGGACAAAATTATTAGGACACTTGCCCGTGACACCTTCAGTTAGAGAACATGGTTAAAAATATGAAGCCAAccctttgtaatttttttttttcttaatgacgTGGTAGTTTCTTTACGGTTTTTGTGTTCCATTCATGCGGAAGAATGTTTGTGAAGTCAGTGTTAGACCTGGAAGAGGACCTGACTTGCAGTCTCTGTTCAAGTTCATCCAAAAAGTGCATCGTGGGGTTGAGTCTACTACACCAATCTCATCCAAACATGCCTTTATGAACTGACCCTGTTTTTGCACTTAGAGGACATTCCCCTTGGAAACATACAAAATGCCTCACAGGTGAAGAATTTGAACATTTGTCCTGGCTGTATACATCATAATTAACGATCCAGCAAATATCAGACCCTCCTTTACCTTCcaacatgaaaaaacaaaacaaaacatgtacctGGGTTTGAGTGTCTGAATTGTCAAAACACAAAGAAATATGTccctgggaatgaatgagttaaaatagagAAGCCAAAGTGGTAGAAATGATAGACCGTTATGAtgtgcatttgttttaaaatacagtCGAGTCATATCCTTGTCTCCAGAGCAAAAGACTCTTATCGAAGGGAATATGTTGGCGTGTGATGCAGCACGCTCCTGTTGCTTCCAGATAGTTTTGTCATAGAATCCCCCACCTCTACATGTCCCCCTTTGCATAGGCCGCAGAGTAACTCTTTCATCAAACTGGGAAGTCCCTCGACCAATACAGCACCTCTCTGttcagaaaacaaaataaagacgtgtacattaactcattccctcccagccatttttactgaagcaacctgttttacaggattttgactgattttgcaagacccacagaatattgcgtctattgctataaaaacatggaacctaccaaaagaaagattagtctcttctttcaccgggaaaaaaaaagtatacttctgtctgtttccgttttgcagcaattagcattagaatatagccgtttcatcattattcacaaatgtgtttaaaactgtggagaAAGCAGCtgttggccctggttgatctcttaaactctgctgccacctgctggccatttttgtaataactaccattgcttcaaccgttctctcagtctagcataaaaaaaaacataatacgtttttgggacactgatatttaaaattgaacgtatttatacatttttgggagcaaatgagttgctTTTTTCTGGAAAACTAATTTTTCAGTGTATATGTAAATGCATCACATCTGTCATAGCTCATTAATTGCTTTAGAGTGAATGTAAATTGTAAAGGGACGTATAAGTGCAAAGATGTTGACCTTTTCTCTCGTCAGCTCACTTAGACAAAGTAGCTGTATGACGAGTATTTATTTTCGTGAATTAAATAAATGGACATGGACAAAGTTACAGGCAAATGTGTTCTGTCATTGTCACGTTAGAACAGACACTGAATTGTATTTGGCGCTGCGTATTCCTCACAATTGCAAGTCAACAACTACTTGAAGTGACCGCAAGTAGCACTTCTGGTTTCAGTCGTGAAGATAAATAACAAATCACGTAGTGTTTCCCTTTTAACTCCTTGGTGAGAGCCGCCTGTTAACAACCGCTGTCGAAGCTGGTGAGGTAAGACTGACCCGTGTGCTCCTTTTGTGCTCGTCTTGTCTTAACTGCGCCTCCCTCCACTGCCAAGGCCCCACACACTCCTTGTTTCCACGGACTCCCTTGCTCACATTTTCAATGTGGAGAGCAAGTTATGGAAACAAGGCTGCTCCATGTTGTGCTGATGAATGTTGTCGAACGTGCCAATTGTTGTGTCATGATGCTTCCTCACTTAGTGCTTACGTACATGTGACTTGAAGTTTGTCAATCTAAAAGGACTGATAAATGAACTTGTTTTTGCTTATTGTTGCAGATATGCAGCTGGACAGGAACGGCTACTCGATGATTGGCCAAGAAGGGCTTGATGGTGAAACTGTTGAAGAGTCTGCAGCAAATGACGCTGGTGTTCACTCCAGTGATGAAGATCAAGGAAAAGAAACCAGTCAAGAGCAGCAGCAGAATTTCTCGGTTGCCACGGAAAGTCATTCCTCGGCCCTCGACTGCAGCGGCTCCAGACCGCTGCTGCTCGACTCTGAGGAGGACGAAGAACAAGGAACCCAGCCTTCCTGCGTGGCACCCGCCGCCGTCGCCCACAATCATTCACGGCTTGATCCCGAGCACGCCCGTGCGGACGTCTTCTCAAAAGCTCCCTTTCGCCTCGCGCAGCAAGAAGCGGGTGATGTGTTCGCCAACGCGCCATTCCCCAGCAGCCAGTTGGCAGCCCAACAGCAGCTGGACGTGTTCGCCCAGGCGCCGTTTGCGAAACGAAAGGATGCCGCGCCACCTCCGTACCCTCAAGGAGCAACTGGGGTCCCCGAGCAAGGTGCGCCGGGTCAGGTTGCACCGCATCCCTTCCGTCCGCAAGCGCTAGCCAAATATTCCCGCCATTTTGAGGGGGCGGCGGCCCCACAGCATGAGGGCCCGTTTAGTGTGAGCAAGCACACTGGTGACCCCTTTGTCTGCGCACCATTTCACCTCAAAGCTCCACAGGAAAAGCCCCAATGACGCAAGTGCTGCAGCTGGACTGCAGGCCTGCAAACAAACTTCTTAAACATTATGCAAGTCTTTTACCTTGTGGCATGCATGGAAGGGATGCAAACCGCAAATCTGTTCCTGAACTGACCCTAGTGTTTTTGTGCCTAAACCTGAGCAGACCTTAGCAGCACTGACATGTAATGTAAGCTGTTGACATTGGCACAATAACAGCAAGTATTGTACATAGTTGTCATTTAAGGTTATTTTGACCAAATGGGACCGCTGCTCCCTGGAAAACCAaaaggtcattttttgttacatGTTTACAAAGCTTTTTCCTTCCAATCAcagttaatttttcaaatgacgTGTTTTGTAAATGGCAATCACGTCAGCAGAGTTTTTTGCTTTAATCATCTCAAATTAGTTCTCACTGGCCTTCCTTTTCCTGTTCTCAGTACTTTTGGTACGTCCATCTACAAAAAGACAGCAGGGTGGTCAAGCATTTTGTTTTCTTGCCTACCTCACATTTGTCTTTGAGTTCAAGCAGATCATGCGTCTTTTGTTTCTTTCCAGTTTAAGTCActgaccgttttttttgtttgtttgtttttttgagagagagagactgagtGACAGACAGACCTGTTTCTGCTGAAAATGGAACATGCTGTATGTCCATTCCATATGGCCTAAAGGAAAGACATTTTGTATACTTTGTAGGAGCAATTACCCAAACATTGGTCACAACAATACATTTGATTTAATGAATGTTGTGTATAACATGCTCCTCTGAATGTGCAAGTTAATGTTAATGCACAATTTACACCAAGTACAATATCTCCACTATGCAATATGCACAAAAACTCTATTCTCCATCACAGGTACTGTAGGCCTCTAATGTTGAAGTATGCACTGTACAATTTACAAGTAACGGTACAATCAATGTGTTATGTCATTGAAATACTGTTTCAAGAGCACTCATTGGTCAGGGATTGGTAAACTAATAGTAAAGGTGGtctattaaaaacatttgttcaGAACCGTTCCTTGTTGTTGCTGTACTCCAAGTCCTGAAGCACTTTGGTTTTCATCCTGCCACTTTCATGTAACGACATCCAAACCAATTTAAcccaaaattgaaaatattaatCTGTTGTAATCTAAAATGTTCTGTTTGAATGTAATGCAACTGGAATAGACCTGCTCGAAATACATCAGCCTGCCTTTTGTTCTTCTGAAAATTAttaaacaaatgtaaatcatGCTTTGAAATGTTTGTTCATTTTCAAACTTTAGATGTTGAGATTTTAACTAAACTTGATAAATACTAACGGCACAGGATGTAATAGCAAATACCATAAACAGAGCGACATATTGAAATTTATAGAGAACTTCCGAACAGTCTGGTTGTGGATTGCTACTTTGCTGAATGCTGAAATGTAATTGCTATTTGCCCCCTGGCTACTTgttttaaatcaggggtggcgagatccggtcctcgagggccacagtcctgcaggttttggatatttcccttcttcaacacagctgattcatgatcagcttatcagcaagctctgcagaagcctgataacgagcctattaattggaatcagctgcactacgagtagggaaatctataaaaacctgcaggactccggccctcgcggaccgcagtttgccacccctgtttTAAATTAAGTAATTTGAATTGGGGCTCACTAGGTGGCGGTAGTCACCGGACAGCGCGGATGTTATCCGCCACTCTTAACGTAGAAGGAGACTCATTGACTTTGCTGTTTTCTTCTCTAACGTTACGCATTTATCTTCGCAAAATTTGGTTCAGCATGTTAAAATTGTTTTCataacatagattttacagcttGACGGTAAAAAGGCATGTCTGTCTGGTGTTTCGGAACAGCCGTGTCTTGCTAGCATGTAACGCAGCATGCTGCTAATCGTTTCGTCCCCTCTTCTCGTTTAGTATAGCACTGTTCGTGGGAATACTGTAGTTAAAACTAGTTTTGCACAATGGCGACCCAGCGAGCACTTCCACAGAGCAAAGAGAGTCTGCTGCAGAACTACAACAAGAGGCTGAAAGATGACATCAGGTCCATCCTGGACAACTTCACTGAGATCATCAAAACTGCCAAGGTCTGTGTGCGCACACATGACCCCTTTGAATGTCTGTAGTCCTTGCCATCACAGTCCTAATTACTCTTGGGCAAGAAATTATTCAGTTGTGGTCCAAAATGGTTTAATTTTCAAGTAATTAGTGTAGTGCAGTGTCTCCTAACTAATCGAGGCAAGGCACTCATTTTAAGTGAGAAGGGGGACACTACCAAACCAAATGCCACTTAGAATTTGAACTCAAAATAATTTCTCAATTATATACTCCGAAGTGACTATTTTGCCGCGACCGGTAACTCGTCACCTAACGCTATTTTGTTGCTAAATTGCTGAAGAACCACAAGTACATTACACATTAACGACATTGAGGTCAAAATTATCATTTGCTGAATTTCTTAAACACACAGTTGTCAATTGATGACAATTTTACAACATTGCAGAAGCTAGAGTTTCCCTGCTAGGCATCACAGTGAGTGGTTATGCCGTGACCGGCAACTCTTCTGCggtgttattttgccgtgaccgacTCTGAATGGTCAATCGCCATACCCCGTCTCGTCGAGATGGACACACCTTGTGAGCCCTTAGCAGTTAGTATCACAAAGTCACATCAAGTCGTAGTCCTTTAGGATGCCTCTTGTACCGCCTCAGTAAGTTGCAGAAAAATCTGAATACAAATCAACGTTTTAACGTTATTACCAGTCCATGAACCACTTTTGGGCCCCAGTCCCAGTTGGGAATTATTGCTCTAAAATGTTGTCGTTGTTTTCCCCCTCAGATAGAAGACGAGACACAGGTTTCCCGAGCAACTCAAGCAGAGCAAGACCATTACGAGATGCACGTACGAGCAGCTAATATTGTAAGTGTAAACACATGAGAAACATACCGAATGTCTCTTTGTGAACTATAACTGAATCAATGGATTTAAACCTTTGTTGAATTTACATCAAGTTTAATGGTCATGTTTTATGTTCTACTAAAAAAAGTGGAACCTGAGATTAAGATGAagatagttttccaaaattgaaGCATTGATTCAAACCCGAACCTTGAGGAGCTAACCACTGCCGAAACATTTGTGGGGCCCATCAGGTTCGGGCTGGCGAGTCGTTGATGAAGCTGGTGTCGGATCTGAAGCAGTTCCTCATCCTGAACGACTTTCCTTCGGTCAACGATGCCATCAGCCTGCAGAACCAGCAGCTGCGCTCGCTGCAGGAAGAGTGCGACAAGAAGCTGACCTCCCTGCGAGACGAGATCGCCATCGACCTGTACGAACTCGAGGAAGAATATTACTCCTCCAGGTACAAGTAGGctcttaaccccccccccccccccccccgccatccCACCACTGTCCTGCGCTCCCACCCATTCACCACTAAGCCCCAGAAGCCTTCatcttcatcgtcatcatccAGTAGTAGCTGTGTGAGTGGTGGATACGGTCCATGTGTAGCAGAGTGACATAGCTGCCCTCCCTAAAATAATCTCGTGCCTTACATTTGACTACTGTATGAAGTGAATATTGTTGACTGACAAGATGTTGAACAAAATTAGCAGGGTAGTAGCAGTGTTGTTTTCACCAACCTCAGTATGAAAACTGGGCCTCTGCCTGTTACTAttatataaataagtaaataaataattttcttgTTAATAAAATACGACTAAAAATGAAATTGGATCATTTGGCGCAACATATCTGCTAAACACTCAAACTTTTGTGTCACAGCATGGTTGGGAATTACTGAATTAGGGAAGCAAGCAGAAGAATTTGAATTTAGCCTCATGAATGgaagatatttaagattaatctgataaataattttatttatggatGAATGTGTAGTTCAagttcaaaaagctttttaaagaaaaatagcactttaaaaaaaataaaaaattgtaaaaaaatgaataaccaTACACTCACCAGCCACTGTATTAGGTACACATTGCTAATGCTGTCCTCAGACCCGTTATACCTTCTTAAAGTGTTTTCTTTGTGGCGTAGAGGTTCCACAACATCTGTATATAGGATGAGGATCTGGggagtcatttatttttcaaggaaACATGATCACGATTTGATCATTTCATCATCCTATGTTACCAggatataaataaaatcacaagaGTGCAATGAGTCCAGACCAGACACAACAATATGACCAGTTGAGAAAATGTATCAAGTCCACTAAGCAAAAAGGAACTGTTACTTTATAAATTACAGTTCATTTTAGACTAAATTATATCTAATGAAAGTaggccctgtgattggctggcaaccagtccagggtgtaccccgcctactgccaaaaGCCATTTgagataggctgcagcaccccccgccacccttgtgaggaataaacggtcaagaaaaaaCGGATAACGAAAATAGGTTTTTCTACTTAGAATACATGACGGAGCCATGCTGTTGTATCAAATTCTGACTCTTCCACCATATGAGACATCAGATGACAAATTTTTCCTATTTTCTGTTGTACAATTTTGCTAACCCTGGGCTAATTTTAGCCTCTAAAACTACCTGTTTTGTGGTCTTCTGAGGTTGGCCAGATATGCTCCTCAATATACTTATTGTTACCTTTCAATCAATCATGCCACACTGAGTCATTCAAAGCCACTTTCTTCCCCAGTCTGGTGTGCTACTTTGTAACTGGCTTTTACTGTATAGGTTTTAATTCTATAGGTTTACCTAATTGTCTGGCTTTGACCTTGTTAGGTTATAATTCTTATGTGACTAATACATTTTAGACTAGACTTTACATCAACAACAGTAGTATGCTGTTTATTCAAGGTGACTGGCAGggagacattttgttttatgaatGTATTTGCTTCCAAATATTGGTTTCCAGCATTGTGTGActcacactgtaaaaaaaaaaaaaaaaaaaagtgtcaatctCATATGGTTGAACATGAGTGCCAGTTGTGCACCACTATCACAGTAATGCTTAAGAAATAAAATAGAGAGGAAACCTGGAATAGTTTGTCGTGTTTTTCTACTAGAAAGCAATGAGTATGTGTTCTTTTTGGCATCATATTGGGCGTGGGCCTGCGTCACTTTCTGCAATTGCTCGGCTTTCCCCTCCATCATCAACTAATCTTGAAAACCCTTGATCAGCATTGGCTGCAAGTTCTTAAGCAGATGTTGTCTTTGTCAATATTCCAGTTTCTGGCGCTTGTTGCTTATCtccacgcttgtctgctttcatGGGCATATGAATGTGCTTGTTCTCACCCGGCGTTCTTGTCTGCTCCTCTCCTGCTCCGCTGTGCCTCTGCTGCGCTGATTCTTTGCCTCCCGCAACCTCAAAGCTACAATCAGTGGGACAGTGCCGACCTGCCCTTGTGTGAGGCGTACCGGCGGCGGGACAGTTGGGCCTCCGCGGGGAGCAGCTGCAGCTCCAGCCAAGGGGAGCAAGAGGAGACGGAGGGACCCCCGCAACAAGAGGTCAACACGCAACATCACCTTAACGGACACGCAGGCGCCACTCCCATCGAGAAACCATGAACTTAGGAGTACTCTGGATCAGCAAATTGTTTACCTGTGGAAGGAAACTTACTTCCGTGGGAAAATTATACATTCCATTTGAATGTGTTCACACAGCAAAGCTATTTTGTTTCTAGTTAGGGTAATTGATTTCTTTACTATATCAGCATTAAAATAGGTCTACGTGGAAGTGAAAATCGAGCCATCTCAAGTTTTTCATTCCCAGTGTTATCTACCAAAACAGTAAATGTGATATTTCTGTGATTTGCATACTAGACCAGGCTTGTTTCATTTATAGTAATAATTTGTAACATGTTACTCCACAGCATGACTCTAATAAAGAACATAAATGGTGGTGggtttcttgttgtttttaataaaaacaaatgtcagtAATGGAACTTGAAATATGTACATTATCTACACAGCACATTGTCATGGTAGGGAGCCAACATTAAGAGGTAGTAATGTCCCACCTCAGaactatgttgtttttttttgtcagaatcaTGGCTtacaaagtgaagaaaaaaatctcATCACCTATTTATCACCAATAATCTTCTAAACTTCGAGTCATGAATGACATTTACTTGCCATCCCCATCCGTTTAATATACACAGTATTTGCCTTCCATTAAATCGTAGCCAATTAGTTTAAATAATTCCATGTCTTTCTAGAGTAGAGctatcttgtctttttttttttccgctcgtACACTGACAATAGGGAGTGGCAACCTTTTTAGTTTGCCATTTGATGGGAAGGAAGCGTCACTCAACAGATTATGTTTTGCTTTCAAAC belongs to Festucalex cinctus isolate MCC-2025b chromosome 5, RoL_Fcin_1.0, whole genome shotgun sequence and includes:
- the med22 gene encoding mediator of RNA polymerase II transcription subunit 22 isoform X2, coding for MATQRALPQSKESLLQNYNKRLKDDIRSILDNFTEIIKTAKIEDETQVSRATQAEQDHYEMHVRAANIVRAGESLMKLVSDLKQFLILNDFPSVNDAISLQNQQLRSLQEECDKKLTSLRDEIAIDLYELEEEYYSSRYK
- the med22 gene encoding mediator of RNA polymerase II transcription subunit 22 isoform X1; the protein is MATQRALPQSKESLLQNYNKRLKDDIRSILDNFTEIIKTAKIEDETQVSRATQAEQDHYEMHVRAANIVRAGESLMKLVSDLKQFLILNDFPSVNDAISLQNQQLRSLQEECDKKLTSLRDEIAIDLYELEEEYYSSSYNQWDSADLPLCEAYRRRDSWASAGSSCSSSQGEQEETEGPPQQEVNTQHHLNGHAGATPIEKP